The following proteins are co-located in the Triticum aestivum cultivar Chinese Spring chromosome 1A, IWGSC CS RefSeq v2.1, whole genome shotgun sequence genome:
- the LOC123051536 gene encoding carotene epsilon-monooxygenase, chloroplastic, with translation MPAAAFASALASPPPPWAPRLPPRHASLRLLPPRSSSNNSGGGGGDKPTTSWVSPDWLTSLSRSVLGRGNDDSGIPVASAKLDDVQDLLGGALFLPLFKWFREEGPVYRLAAGPRDFVIVSDPAVAKHVLRGYGTRYEKGLVAEVSEFLFGSGFAIAEGALWTVRRRAVVPSLHKKFLSVMVDKVFCKCAERLVEKLETYALSGEPVNMEARFSQMTLDVIGLSLFNYNFDSLTSDSPVIDAVYTALKEAEARSTDLLPYWQIDLLCKIVPRQIKAEKAVNTIRNTVEELITKCKAIVDAENEQIEGEEYVNEADPSILRFLLASREEVSSLQLRDDLLSMLVAGHETTGSVLTWTIYLLSKDPVALRKAQDEVDRVLQGRLPRYEDVKELKYLMRCINESMRLYPHPPVLIRRALVDDVLPGNYKVKTGQDIMISVYNIHRSPEVWDRADEFIPERFDLEGPIPNESNTDFRFIPFSGGPRKCVGDQFALLEAIVALAIVIQKVDIQLVADQKISMTTGATIHTTNGLYMNVSLRKVEQEADLALSPSG, from the exons ATGCCCGCCGCGGCATTCGCCTCCGCGCTCGCGTCTCCTCCTCCGCCGTGGGCCCCACGACTGCCTCCTCGGCACGCTAGCCTGCGCCTGCTCCCGCCaaggagcagcagcaacaacagcggcggcggcggaggggacaAGCCCACCACCTCGTGGGTCAGCCCCGACTGGCTCACGTCGCTGTCCCGCTCGGTGCTCGGCCGGGGGAACGACGACTCGGGGATCCCCGTCGCCTCCGCCAAGCTCGACGACGTGCAGGACCTCCTCGGGGGCGCGCTCTTCCTGCCGCTCTTCAAGTGGTTCCGCGAGGAAGGGCCCGTCTACCGCCTCGCCGCGGGGCCGCGCGACTTCGTCATCGTCAGCGACCCCGCCGTAGCCAAGCACGTCCTCCGCGGGTACGGCACGCGGTACGAGAAGGGGCTCGTCGCCGAGGTCTCCGAGTTCCTCTTTGGCTCTGGGTTCGCCATCGCCGAGGGAGCGCTCTGGACG GTGAGACGTAGAGCAGTTGTACCATCTCTACACAAAAAATTTCTCTCAGTAATGGTTGATAAAGTGTTCTGTAAATGTGCTGAGAGATTGGTGGAAAAGCTCGAGACTTATGCTTTGAGCGGTGAACCTGTTAATATGGAAGCGAGGTTTTCTCAAATGACATTAGATGTGATTGGTTTATCCTTGTTCAACTACAACTTTGATTCCCTCACATCAGATAGTCCTGTTATTGATGCTGTTTACACTGCACTCAAAGAAGCTGAGGCTCGTTCTACAGATCTTTTACCATACTGGCAG ATCGATTTGCTGTGCAAGATTGTTCCTAGACAGATAAAAGCAGAAAAAGCAGTTAACACAATAAGGAATACCGTTGAAGAGCTAATTACAAAATGCAAGGCAATCGTAGATGCTGAAAATGAACAGATTGAGGGTGAAGAATATGTAAATGAGGCAGATCCTAGCATCCTGCGGTTTTTACTTGCTAGCCGTGAAGAG GTCAGCAGTTTGCAGTTACGTGATGATCTATTGTCAATGTTAGTTGCTGGTCATGAAACAACAGGTTCTGTACTGACATGGACTATTTATCTTCTCAGTAAG GATCCAGTAGCACTAAGGAAAGCCCAAGATGAGGTAGATCGTGTTCTACAAGGTAGACTCCCCAGATATGAAGATGTAAAAGAGCTGAAGTACTTGATGCGCTGTATCAATGAGTCCATGCGGCTATACCCACATCCTCCT GTGCTGATACGGCGTGCACTAGTTGATGATGTGCTTCCTGGAAACTACAAGGTTAAAACTGGTCAAGATATTATGATTTCTGTGTACAATATACACAGATCGCCCGAG GTATGGGACAGAGCAGATGAATTCATCCCAGAGAGATTTGATTTGGAGGGTCCCATTCCAAATGAGTCAAACACCGATTTCAG GTTTATCCCTTTCAGTGGAGGTCCTCGAAAGTGTGTTGGAGATCAGTTTGCTCTTTTAGAAGCAATCGTGGCACTTGCAATTGTCATACAAAAGGTGGACATTCAGCTTGTGGCAGATCAAAAAATCAGCATGACCACTGGGGCCACCATCCATACAACCAAT GGACTGTATATGAATGTAAGTCTGCGTAAAGTTGAGCAAGAAGCTGACTTAGCACTGAG TCCATCGGGCTAG